Proteins encoded in a region of the Geobacillus genomosp. 3 genome:
- the zwf gene encoding glucose-6-phosphate dehydrogenase, with translation MDSMTFVLFGATGDLAKRKIFPALYHLFLDQKMPDSFSIIGVSKSGLSDDEFQTHVENSLKTFSRRLTNDRSKMEEFLRAFRYISLDVTNAQGYKKLLEIVQQREKELNIPENRMFYLSVAPEFFDVIASNIKESGLGSARGWKRLMIEKPFGHDWRSAQHLNEKLSQAFEEEEIYRVDHYLGKPMVQNLEALKFANPVFQSLWNNQYIANVQITASETVGVEERAGYYDQAGAIRDMFQNHMLQLLMMTAMHLPKRISAKDIRDEKRKIIESLRPLQKEEVGLHVVRGQYGPGEIFGKPVVGYKEEPGIAASSTTDTFVAARLWIDDEFWSGVPFYLRTGKRMKEKSTRIVIEFKNPLKEWYLPKNEETVPNLLVIEINPNEGVTLQLNSKNILNNGKIEPIHMHFSTNEKNVPEAYELLIFDALRGDSTFFAHWKEVELSWKWVQPVLEAFEGNLLPLHSYRSGSMGPEASHRLLEEDGFNWW, from the coding sequence GTGGATTCTATGACCTTTGTCTTGTTTGGGGCAACAGGGGATTTAGCGAAAAGAAAAATTTTTCCTGCATTATATCATTTATTTCTCGATCAAAAAATGCCTGACTCGTTTTCCATTATTGGCGTAAGCAAAAGTGGATTGTCTGATGACGAATTTCAAACACATGTGGAAAATTCATTAAAAACATTTTCTAGACGTTTGACAAATGACCGTTCCAAAATGGAAGAATTCCTTCGTGCGTTTCGTTATATTTCTTTAGATGTAACAAATGCACAAGGGTATAAAAAGCTGCTTGAAATCGTTCAACAGCGTGAAAAAGAGTTGAATATTCCTGAAAACCGCATGTTTTATTTATCTGTTGCGCCAGAGTTTTTTGATGTGATTGCCTCAAACATCAAGGAGAGCGGATTAGGATCGGCAAGAGGTTGGAAACGTTTGATGATCGAAAAACCGTTTGGGCACGATTGGAGATCGGCACAACATTTAAATGAAAAGTTAAGTCAAGCTTTTGAAGAAGAGGAAATTTATCGAGTGGACCATTACCTTGGAAAGCCGATGGTCCAAAATCTTGAAGCCTTAAAATTTGCCAACCCTGTGTTTCAATCATTATGGAACAATCAGTATATAGCGAATGTACAAATTACGGCTAGTGAAACGGTTGGGGTAGAAGAGAGAGCGGGGTATTATGACCAGGCAGGGGCCATTCGCGATATGTTCCAAAATCATATGCTGCAATTGTTGATGATGACAGCCATGCACCTGCCAAAACGGATCAGCGCAAAAGACATCCGTGACGAAAAAAGAAAAATCATCGAATCTCTTCGCCCATTACAAAAAGAAGAAGTAGGTTTACATGTCGTTCGCGGCCAATATGGTCCTGGAGAAATCTTTGGTAAACCAGTTGTTGGATATAAAGAAGAGCCTGGAATTGCTGCTTCTTCAACAACAGATACATTTGTTGCGGCTCGCTTGTGGATTGATGATGAGTTTTGGAGTGGGGTGCCATTTTATCTCCGTACAGGGAAAAGAATGAAGGAAAAATCTACTCGTATTGTGATTGAGTTTAAAAATCCATTAAAGGAATGGTACTTGCCAAAAAATGAGGAAACGGTTCCTAATCTTTTAGTGATTGAAATCAATCCGAATGAGGGTGTTACGTTGCAATTAAATAGTAAAAATATATTAAACAATGGAAAAATCGAGCCTATTCATATGCATTTTTCAACTAATGAGAAAAATGTACCTGAAGCCTATGAATTGTTAATTTTTGATGCTTTGCGAGGCGATTCGACTTTCTTTGCTCATTGGAAAGAAGTTGAACTTTCTTGGAAGTGGGTACAGCCTGTTTTAGAGGCATTTGAGGGAAATCTCCTTCCCCTTCATTCGTATCGTTCAGGTTCAATGGGGCCAGAGGCTTCTCATCGGTTACTGGAAGAGGACGGATTCAATTGGTGGTAG